In the genome of Populus alba chromosome 11, ASM523922v2, whole genome shotgun sequence, one region contains:
- the LOC118040726 gene encoding LOW QUALITY PROTEIN: serine/threonine-protein phosphatase 7-like (The sequence of the model RefSeq protein was modified relative to this genomic sequence to represent the inferred CDS: deleted 1 base in 1 codon), producing the protein MPADSSLTLEWIQNLISAFDWSSKKPLPSELPLVLPVPVFDTLVLTASKILHKEANCVRIDDCNDNSRVVVVGDVHGQLHDVIFLLQDAGFPSEDRFFVFNGDYVDRGAWGLETFLLLLAWKVFLPQRVYLLRGNHESKYCTSVYGFEKEVLAKYGDKGKHVYRKCLGCFEGLPLASIIAGHVYTAHGGLFRSVSITPLKRSKGKKNRRITLNSETKPLCLGSLEELSKARRSVLDPPWEGLNLIPGDVLWSDPTMKSGLSPNTERAFGLLWGPDCTEDFLKKFQLKLIIRSHEGPDAREKRPGLGGMDVGYTIDHVVPSGKLITLFSAPDYPQFQATEDRFNNKGAYIVLKPPYFDVPEFHTFEAITPRPVVNAYYDYEDVLDSDEELDLASMVTAT; encoded by the exons ATGCCTGCCGATTCTTCCCTCACCCTCGAGTGGATCCAAAACCTTATTTCTGCCTTTGATTGG TCTTCCAAAAAACCTCTCCCATCTGAACTTCCTTTAGTCCTCCCTGTTCCTGTCTTTGACACTCTAGTCCTCACCGCCTCGAAAATTCTTCACAAAGAGGCTAATTGTGTCAGAATTGATGACTGTAATGATAATTCAAGAGTTGTAGTTGTAGGAGATGTTCATGGGCAACTTCAtgatgtcatttttttgttgcaagATGCTGGGTTTCCTAGTGAAGAtcgtttttttgtgtttaatggaGATTATGTTGATAGAGGAGCGTGGGGTCTTGAGACTTTCTTGCTCTTGTTAGCTTGGAAG GTATTTTTGCCTCAGAGGGTATATCTCCTCCGTGGCAATCATGAATCCAAGTATTGCACATCTGTTTATGGTTTTGAGAAAGAAGTTTTGGCGAAGTATGGCGATAAAGGTAAGCATGTTTATCGGAAGTGTTTGGGCTGCTTTGAAGGCCTTCCCTTGGCCTCTATTATAGCCGGACATGTATATACTGCTCACGGAGGACTTTTCCGCAGTGTGTCCATCACTCCATTGAAGAGATCAAAGGGAAAGAAGAATCGAAGAATAACTCTAAATTCTGAAACCAAACCATTATGTCTTGGTTCCTTGGAGGAGTTATCCAAAGCACGAAGATCGGTTCTTGACCCTCCATGGGAAGGTCTGAACTTAATTCCTGGAGATGTTTTATGGTCGGATCCAACAATGAAATCTGGACTGTCACCAAATACAGAGAGAGCATTTGGTTTATTATGGGGACCTGATTGTACTGAAGACTTTTTAAAGAAGTTCCAACTAAAG CTAATCATCAGATCACATGAAGGCCCTGATGCAAGGGAAAAAAGGCCGGGTCTTGGAGGAATGGATGTAGGGTACACCATAGATCATGTTGTACCATCAGGAAAGCTGATTACTCTCTTTAGTGCTCCAGACTATCCAcaatttcag gcgACTGAGGATAGATTCAACAATAAAGGAGCATATATTGTCCTAAAACCCCCTTATTTTGATGTTCCGGAGTTCCACACTTTTGAAGCAATTACTCCGAGACCAGTG GTGAATGCTTATTATGATTATGAAGACGTGCTTGACTCTGATGAAGAATTGGACTTGGCGTCAATGGTGACTGCTACTTAG
- the LOC118040725 gene encoding AT-rich interactive domain-containing protein 6: MSNTKENEDGSAHQAPSTLETEQLINAQVPAEKADNSPPPPPNPDTVEVDVPDPVDNGNPSPQADAAAGRSTGELNSIPQQPHQDSAPPSPSDDEKSLVTPEIESVEDVKANGNSDLKPETCAGNEIAISSSHIETAKPTVDTENKPSDISQDTSGGDPVEVPKESNEPAAPQAGSSDVEDKVDDKRESDDIDTSPKTNGKLTPRRSFLLDENIGGSETGTEEEQKDFLSELHSFFSEKGMEFKPPKFYGDLLNCLKLWRSVMRLGGYDKVTSCKLWRQVGESFNPPKTCTTVSWTFRGFYEKVLLDYERHITNADAGELSVPIASKSEPKLPKPPKLPKSEPKHVDNKASGSGRTRRDAAARAMQGWHSLRFLGNGEVSSPIVKDKNAIPVQKREKELKNLGLLKRKKPSYVEHAVKSPRSKSARLDVEVTDVGTPADWVKINVQKTEDSFEVYALVPGLLREEVRVQSDPAGRVVISGEPEHEDNPWGVAPFKKVVSLPSRIDPHQTTAVVTLHGQLYVRVPFGQPD, from the exons ATGAGTAATACCAAGGAAAATGAGGACGGATCAGCTCATCAGGCGCCTAGTACTTTAGAGACAGAGCAGCTGATTAACGCACAAGTTCCTGCTGAAAAAGCTGAtaattctcctcctcctcctcctaacCCTGACACTGTGGAAGTTGATGTGCCAGACCCTGTGGATAATGGGAATCCTTCACCTCAGGCTGATGCAGCTGCTGGTAGGAGCACTGGGGAGTTGAATTCCATCCCACAGCAACCCCATCAAGATTCTGCTCCCCCATCTCCATCAGATGATGAAAAAAGTTTAGTCACACCTGAAATTGAATCCGTGGAAGATGTCAAAGCCAATGGAAATAGTGATTTGAAACCTGAAACGTGTGCTGGCAATGAAATTGCTATTTCAAGTAGTCATATTGAAACTGCTAAACCCACTGTAGATACTGAAAACAAACCCTCAGACATATCACAGGATACATCTGGAGGTGATCCTGTGGAAGTTCCTAAAGAGAGTAACGAACCTGCTGCGCCTCAGGCAGGATCTTCAGATGTTGAAGATAAAGTTGATGACAAGAGAGAATCAGATGATATAGATACATCACCAAAAACTAATGGAAAATTAACACCAAGGCGTTCGTTTCTTTTGGATGAAAACATTGGTGGTAGTGAAACAGGGACAGAAGAGGAACAAAAGGATTTTCTGAGCGAGCTTCATAGTTTCTTTAGTGAGAAGGGCATGGAGTTCAAACCTCCCAAGTTCTACGGAGATCTCTTAAACTGTCTTAA GCTATGGAGATCTGTGATGAGATTGGGTGGCTATGACAAG GTGACCTCATGTAAGCTGTGGAGGCAAGTAGGAGAGTCCTTTAACCCCCCAAA GACATGCACTACAGTTTCATGGACATTTCGAGGGTTTTATGAGAAG GTACTCCTTGATTATGAAAGACACATAACAAATGCTGATGCCGGTGAGCTTAGCGTCCCCATTGCTTCCAAGTCTGAGCCCAAGCTGCCGAAACCACCAAAGCTGCCCAAGTCAGAGCCTAAGCATGTTGACAATAAG GCATCGGGATCGGGTAGAACTCGTAGGGATGCTGCAGCACGTGCAATGCAGGGTTGGCACTCACTCCGTTTTCTTGGTAACGGAGAAGTTAGTAGCCCTATTGTTAAG GACAAGAATGCTATACCTGTGCAAAAGCGTGAAAAGGAGCTAAAAAACCTTG GTCTACTGAAACGTAAGAAACCATCTTATGTGGAACATGCTGTCAAATCTCCACGCTCCAAAAGTGCACG attggATGTGGAGGTGACTGATGTTGGAACCCCAGCTGATTGGGTGAAGATCAATGTACAGAAAACA GAAGATAGTTTTGAGGTGTATGCTTTAGTTCCAGGTCTCCTCCGCGAAGAG GTACGGGTTCAATCAGATCCAGCGGGGCGCGTCGTAATCAGTGGTGAACCAGAGCATGAGGATAATCCTTGGGGTGTCGCACCATTCAAAAAG GTTGTCAGCTTACCCTCGAGGATTGATCCACATCAGACAACAGCAGTGGTCACCCTGCATGGACAATTGTACGTCCGTGTCCCATTTGGACAGCCAGACTAA